GAAATCGATTATAGTAATTCTCAAACATCCATAAGTGGTATTTTAGGTAAGCTCAAAGATAATTACGGATCCAAGAATAGACGTTGAGTGTTTTGACGGATCTATGGAAGCTAGGAAACAATTTGCTAATTTCGAGATGAAATCACTATAATTTGAAATGTGAAGAAGCTTTTAGACGTTTGCTATTTTTGTTTCGGTGTCACTACGACTTGCGAACAGTCACAGAGAGAGCCGGTCCTATATATTTGAAGGCTAGAagccaaaattaaaaaaaatgccGAAGTAAAATATGTGCAGATAGAGTGTGTTGAACCCAGCACCTCCAACAACTGCCATTAATATCATGACCACTTAGCCAAAGTTTCATTTGGTAATTTTGTGGCCGCTAAAAGATTTATTACTGTGGCGGCCGGAAGCCCATGCTCCCCTGGCTTATGGCCAGGGCCAGCACTGGTCACAGATCTTAGATCGTATGTTGTTATTTGTTTTGCTATTAATCACGCGACCAGGTCATATGTCGTAAGACGCATATTGTTGTCCGTTTTGTCGTTGCACGAGTCACAAATCACATTTTTAAGTCGTTGAGAAAAGTAACGAGTAAAGAGTTTTCTCAAAAAATTGCGATAACAAAACGAACATTGGTATACGAAATGGATATTATCGATAAGGTTCAATAATTTGGGGGAAAAATTCGATTAACCAAACTCTTCATATAAATGATTGGAATCCAATTGTTTCTAATAATTTCAAAGAAATTCTAAACTATTAATATAGCTTTTGTTATACATATCTAGAAAAACATTTCACAAAAGAGAagtaaaaaaagagagaagaaagtaGTAAAAACTTCAGCACCAATAGATTGATCAGACAATGAAAGGTAAAAACCAAAGCTTCTCTTCCTATAAGATCTACTAAGCCAtgatccgcgcaaccgcacggatgtttgttttcatttttataatttatatatatatatatatataaatataaatttatgttattttttcaattacaataattttattgtttacatgttttttcattaaattaattgtttcaaaCCGTCACATGTGTTTCAAAATGTCACATGTGTTTGttgcttcttattatatattaatcttattgAATCTGTGTTTGATTATTAGAAAAACTAATATATGAAAATTTcaacaatttcaaaaattattttatatttaagttatcaaaaataaattttacatgtaATAAAGTAAGTTTTATTATTTAGGAagtttatttgaattttaacacaatttaaaaatattcatattcatatacATTAATCTTTAAGAATTCAGTACTCAATCTGTTTCATAATATATGAAGTTTTGGTTCTttgcacacatattaagaaattacattttataaagaaaaaaattttgaaatataatttaaaattaatttatttaattataaacaaaaatagtataAACACAATTGactacacagtttttgataaagttaaagttatCTAGATATGTAAAAACATTGTCTATTGTGAAACAACAACAATcacctaaaacatcatctatattgaaacggaaggagtattacataataaatatgataaaatgaaCAATTGCAtaccaaaaaaagatatatatatatatatatattcattttaaatatgttaGATTTAAAGGTATCTATGTATCTAAAGATGAGTTCACTTTTTTTCTTATGCGTCAAATCATCAATTGACTAAAGAAAGATGAGACAAGTGAAAATAAGTATTAAATTTTAGGAAACATTCTATAAAAATACATCAGCTAAATTTTGTTAAGCTTTTccatatccaattttttttgctaTCCGGTTTAGTAcccaaactattttttttgtcattttaatacactTACTTATAATATGCTCATTTTAATATCCCGGGTATGttcattttaataataagtttcaaacaaaacttagaaaatcttcaaaattttaaatcaaatcttaaaaattataagaacagaattaaaaaaaaaattggataaccttaaattttttacaataagaattttagttttagtttcaaatttagtttgttttctgaagtttaaaaataatttattcatttattcagaatatttatttccaaaatttaaaatattatccaaaatatagttacttttctttttaaaacttaaaataagaaattgacgtttataattttttaagtgTGTTTGAAACTTATTAATATTTCTGATTATAATTAGCAAAGTTTGGGTATTAAAATgaatagatttttaaaagtagGTTATAGAGAAGAGACGGCTTACTATGGAGTAGAGTACGAGACTGAAGATTGCTCTTGCATCTGCTAAAGGACTTTCGTATCTTCATGAAGATTTTAATACTACGATCATTCACCGTGATGTCAAGGCGGCAAACAGAATAATGGATTTCAAGTTTGAAGCTAAGGTATGATCTACTATTTCCGttccataaaaatatttttttttagtattttcatgcatattaaaaaaacatattaaattactataataaatatattgtagtCTACTTGAATTTACGAAAAGTTTCATAGCCGCCGGAACCTTTGCTCTTAGATCCACCACAGCTTCCTCGGTGGTTTGGCTTCTGCCACCACCGGAGAAGGCTATTCCTCCTCGATCACTTCTTTCAGTGGTGtatccttcttctctctctaaattcgTCTATTCTCTCTCCGTATGGCCTCTTTTGCAGCGGTCATTGATGGTCTTCGTGTAGCTTTATGATGTTCTACATGGAGTTAGAGCAAGGAAGGTGTGTCTGGAGTGTATATGGTGGTGACAGTGGCGGATTTCCTTGCGTGATGGTTTTGGTGGTGTTGGTAGACCTTTGTTGCTGATCTTCCCAATGGTCTTTACAATTAGCTGTTGGGTAGCTTGATTCTTTTGCAATGGAATCTTGTATGGCTTGTCATGTGCGACGGTTTTAGTTATTTGTTGCCATTCATTTGTGTTTAGGCTTTGCTATGGTAGTTGGTTCGgggtttttttaaaaagtttcgCGTTGAGTCTTATGACTGCTTTGCTTCTCCGATTCGTTAGAGTTCGATGGTGACGCTTCTTGTGCTTGTCATCCATGTTCAGTTTGTCCGTGGTTCTTGTCAGAGGAGTTATGCCTTGCTCCCTGTTACAAGATGGTTTTCATTTAGGGTTTATTGGAGACGCAACAACACCTAGATGTATGTTGGGCTGTCATTGATCTGAATTGAAAGGGATTCATCATTTGGAGTTGGACTTTGAATCATGTTGGGTTCTTCTTAAGCCACTATTGTGGATAAAAGCAGAGCTTGCAGTACTCATGGTTTTAACTCATAAATTTTCATTAATCCCTCAAGTTCAGATTAATGCTTTGGTCTTTATCCTCCTTCCCCGTCGTCATCCTTAAGGCTAAGTCTCTCATCTGAGCTTCTACTTTCATATCTATTGGCTCAGTTCTTTATTGCGATCAGAAGCAGAGGTGGCTGTCCTGTAAGTTGATTGGATCGTGGAGTATTGATCCTCCTTCTACTGATGGCTAAGAAGACACTCattatttcttcttttccttGTTGGGCTTAGTAATTGTGGCaatcaaatgatttttttttttttgacaaaaaaaaaatatattgtgtttttgtaGTTAtcagtttttaataatttttaaccaataataattttaaaagtcaattaattttcaatttgtaAACTctttataaaaacacaaaaaatctatttttgtgaagaattttttttttctaaaacatctatTTAACGGGAGTGAGGGAGTATATGTTTGCGAAGTGTTTTGGTCTGTTTGGTTACAAAGCTATGTTCTGTGTCTTTCAGTTTGCTGACTTTGGTCTTGCGAAGATTGCTTCTGAAACAAACACTCATGTATCTACGCGTGTGATGGGAACCTTTGGGTATTTGGCTCCTGAATACGCGCAAGCGAAAAGCTTAATGAGAAGTCTGACGTTTTCTCGTTTGGTGTTGTGCTTTTGGAGCTCATAACAGGGCGACGACCTGTTGATCCAAACAATGCCTATGTTGATGACAGCTTAGTTGACTGGGCACTACCGTTGCTTAACAGAGCATCTGAGGAAGGGGAGTTTGAAGGTTTGGCTGATAAGAAGATGAATAACGAGTATGACATAGAGGACATGGTTCGCATGGTTGCTTGTGCTGCGGCTTGTGTTCGCCATTCAGCTCGCCGCAGACCTCGCATGAGTCAGGTAACTTACTTCGTTTTTAAATAGTCTGaagaatatatatgttattatgtTAATAATGCTAATGGAGTGAATGGTGAGCAGATTGTGCGTGGATTAGAAGGAAATGTATCACTGTCAGATCTTAACGAAGGGATAAGACCGGGTGACAGCAATAAATACAGCTCATATGGAGGAAGCACTGATTATGACTCGAGGCAGTACAATGATGAGATGAAGAAGGTTAGGAAAATGGCACTTGGAACTCAAGGGTACAACACGACGGGGGAGTACAGTAATTCAACCAGTGACTATGGACTGTGCCCGTCTGGTTCGAGCAGTGAGGGGCAAACCACCCGTGAAATGGAGAtgggaaaaattaaaaaagaaccgGTCAAGGTAATAGTGGACCCTCCTTTAAACCATAGAGGATTTCTGTATATAGTTTTTAACTGTAATTGAAGTTGCCTTTTTCTAATTGAACAACAACGGTATAAGTATCATACGTttcaaattgtttttcttttacttgGAACGTATGATACTTGAACCACAAGAGTCTATGTTCTCAATTTTTTATTAGCTCTTTTGAACCAGATAAAATAGTACTCTTCCAATCATATCATAGCGAGTATGACATAGACTTTTGATCCAAAAATCTGACTTTcgataatatatattatcaaggAAATGATACTGGGAACATTGTTCCTAGCTCAAAGTCAGcattttcaaaacatcaaaaccaATTCCTAAACTATTTAATTAACTGTTAAATATCTGATTAATCCGGTAGATCACACATAGAATAT
The window above is part of the Brassica napus cultivar Da-Ae chromosome C3, Da-Ae, whole genome shotgun sequence genome. Proteins encoded here:
- the LOC111203710 gene encoding proline-rich receptor-like protein kinase PERK1, producing MDFKFEAKFADFGLAKIASETNTHVSTRVMGTFGYLAPEYAQAKSLMRRRRPVDPNNAYVDDSLVDWALPLLNRASEEGEFEGLADKKMNNEYDIEDMVRMVACAAACVRHSARRRPRMSQIVRGLEGNVSLSDLNEGIRPGDSNKYSSYGGSTDYDSRQYNDEMKKVRKMALGTQGYNTTGEYSNSTSDYGLCPSGSSSEGQTTREMEMGKIKKEPVKLPFSN